A stretch of Rhizobium sp. TH2 DNA encodes these proteins:
- the trpA gene encoding tryptophan synthase subunit alpha, with product MTARMDKKFADVKAEGRPAFVTYIMAGDPDYQTSLDIMKALPGAGADIIELGAPFSDPMADGPVIQLAGQRALKSGQDMVKTLAIAKAFRAGDQTTPIVLMGYYNPIYIYGVDRFLDDALDAGIDGLIIVDLPAEMDDELCIPALAKGINFIRLATPTTDDKRLPKVLTNTSGFVYYVSMTGITGSALPDPTKIAGAVNRIKSHTALPVCVGFGVKTAEHARLIGASADGVVVGTAIVNVVAASLDADGKATAETVSSVASFVRDLSEGVHAARLAAAE from the coding sequence ATGACTGCGCGTATGGACAAGAAATTCGCCGATGTGAAAGCCGAGGGCCGCCCGGCCTTCGTGACTTATATCATGGCCGGCGACCCGGACTACCAGACCTCGCTCGACATCATGAAGGCGCTGCCCGGTGCTGGTGCCGATATCATCGAACTCGGCGCGCCGTTTTCCGATCCGATGGCCGATGGCCCGGTGATCCAGTTGGCAGGCCAGCGGGCGCTGAAGTCGGGCCAGGACATGGTCAAGACGCTCGCTATCGCCAAGGCCTTCCGCGCCGGCGACCAGACAACGCCGATCGTCCTGATGGGCTATTACAATCCGATCTATATCTATGGCGTCGACAGATTCCTCGACGACGCGCTCGACGCCGGGATCGATGGCCTGATCATCGTCGATCTTCCTGCCGAGATGGATGACGAACTCTGCATCCCGGCACTCGCCAAGGGCATCAATTTCATCCGGCTCGCGACGCCGACGACGGACGACAAGCGCCTGCCCAAGGTGCTGACCAACACGTCGGGCTTCGTCTATTACGTATCGATGACCGGCATTACCGGCTCGGCGCTGCCTGATCCCACGAAGATCGCGGGCGCTGTCAATCGTATCAAGAGCCACACCGCATTGCCGGTCTGCGTCGGCTTCGGCGTCAAGACCGCCGAACATGCGCGGCTGATCGGCGCTTCCGCCGATGGCGTCGTGGTGGGCACTGCGATCGTCAATGTCGTGGCCGCTTCGCTCGATGCCGACGGCAAGGCCACGGCTGAAACCGTATCATCCGTCGCAAGCTTCGTGCGCGACCTGTCGGAAGGCGTGCATGCCGCGCGCCTTGCGGCCGCCGAATAA